From a single Bufo bufo chromosome 9, aBufBuf1.1, whole genome shotgun sequence genomic region:
- the LOC120979024 gene encoding uncharacterized protein LOC120979024 isoform X2: MAAFFCKVRHTCLQVLCGSAAQSDPHLSPGSVWYCGSVRSTPVSRFCVVLRLSLIYTCLQVLCGSAAQSDPHLSPGSVWFCGSVRSTPVSWFCVVLRLSPIYTCLQVLCGSAAQSDLHLPPGSVWFCGSVRSTPASRFCVVLRLSLIYTCLQVLCGSVAQSDLHLPPGSVWFCGSVRSTPASRFCVVLRLSPIHTCLQVLCGSAAQSDPHLPPGSVWFCGSVRSTPASRFCVVLRLSLIYTCLQVLCGSAAQSDPHLPPGSVWFCGSVRSTPASRFCLVLQLSPFHSTGAEQQKNHMDTCRAVCGRKPYFSNPVRPL; the protein is encoded by the exons ATGGCGGCTTTCTTCTGTAAAGTGCGCCACACCTGTCTCCAGGTTCTGTGTGGTTCTGCGGCTCAGTCCGATCCACACCTGTCTCCTGGTTCTGTGTGGTACTGCGGCTCAGTCCGATCCACACCTGTCTCCAG GTTCTGTGTGGTTCTGCGGCTCAGTCTGATCTACACCTGCCTCCAGGTTCTGTGTGGTTCTGCGGCTCAGTCCGATCCACACCTGTCTCCAGGTTCTGTGTGGTTCTGCGGCTCAGTCCGATCCACACCTGTCTCCTGGTTCTGTGTG GTTCTGCGGCTCAGTCCGATCTACACCTGCCTCCAGGTTCTGTGTGGTTCTGCGGCTCAGTCTGATCTACACCTGCCTCCAGGTTCTGTGTG GTTCTGCGGCTCAGTCCGATCTACACCTGCCTCCAGGTTCTGTGTGGTTCTGCGGCTCAGTCTGATCTACACCTGCCTCCAGGTTCTGTGTGGTTCTGTGGCTCAGTCTGATCTACACCTGCCTCCAGGTTCTGTGTGGTTCTGCGGCTCAGTCCGATCCACACCTGCCTCCAGGTTCTGTGTGGTTCTGCGGCTCAGTCCGATCCACACCTGCCTCCAGGTTCTGTGTGGTTCTGCGGCTCAGTCCGATCCACACCTGCCTCCAGGTTCTGTGTGGTTCTGCGGCTCAGTCCGATCCACACCTGCCTCCAGGTTCTGTGTGGTTCTGCGGCTCAGTCTGATCTACACCTGCCTCCAGGTTCTGTGTGGTTCTGCGGCTCAGTCCGATCCACACCTGCCTCCAGGTTCTGTGTGGTTCTGCGGCTCAGTCCGATCCACACCTGCCTCCAG gttctgtttggttcTGCAGCTCAGTCCGTTTCACTCCACTGGAGCTGAGCAGCAGAAAAATCACATGGACACGTGTAGAGCAGTGTGTGGAAgaaagccatatttttctaatcctgtGCGACCTCTTTAA
- the LOC120979024 gene encoding uncharacterized protein LOC120979024 isoform X1 codes for MAAFFCKVRHTCLQVLCGSAAQSDPHLSPGSVWYCGSVRSTPVSRFCGSVRSTPASRFCVVLRLSLIYTCLQVLCGSAAQSDPHLSPGSVWFCGSVRSTPVSWFCVVLRLSPIYTCLQVLCGSAAQSDLHLPPGSVWFCGSVRSTPASRFCVVLRLSLIYTCLQVLCGSVAQSDLHLPPGSVWFCGSVRSTPASRFCVVLRLSPIHTCLQVLCGSAAQSDPHLPPGSVWFCGSVRSTPASRFCVVLRLSLIYTCLQVLCGSAAQSDPHLPPGSVWFCGSVRSTPASRFCLVLQLSPFHSTGAEQQKNHMDTCRAVCGRKPYFSNPVRPL; via the exons ATGGCGGCTTTCTTCTGTAAAGTGCGCCACACCTGTCTCCAGGTTCTGTGTGGTTCTGCGGCTCAGTCCGATCCACACCTGTCTCCTGGTTCTGTGTGGTACTGCGGCTCAGTCCGATCCACACCTGTCTCCAGGTTCTGCGGCTCAGTCCGATCTACACCTGCCTCCAGGTTCTGTGTGGTTCTGCGGCTCAGTCTGATCTACACCTGCCTCCAGGTTCTGTGTGGTTCTGCGGCTCAGTCCGATCCACACCTGTCTCCAGGTTCTGTGTGGTTCTGCGGCTCAGTCCGATCCACACCTGTCTCCTGGTTCTGTGTG GTTCTGCGGCTCAGTCCGATCTACACCTGCCTCCAGGTTCTGTGTGGTTCTGCGGCTCAGTCTGATCTACACCTGCCTCCAGGTTCTGTGTG GTTCTGCGGCTCAGTCCGATCTACACCTGCCTCCAGGTTCTGTGTGGTTCTGCGGCTCAGTCTGATCTACACCTGCCTCCAGGTTCTGTGTGGTTCTGTGGCTCAGTCTGATCTACACCTGCCTCCAGGTTCTGTGTGGTTCTGCGGCTCAGTCCGATCCACACCTGCCTCCAGGTTCTGTGTGGTTCTGCGGCTCAGTCCGATCCACACCTGCCTCCAGGTTCTGTGTGGTTCTGCGGCTCAGTCCGATCCACACCTGCCTCCAGGTTCTGTGTGGTTCTGCGGCTCAGTCCGATCCACACCTGCCTCCAGGTTCTGTGTGGTTCTGCGGCTCAGTCTGATCTACACCTGCCTCCAGGTTCTGTGTGGTTCTGCGGCTCAGTCCGATCCACACCTGCCTCCAGGTTCTGTGTGGTTCTGCGGCTCAGTCCGATCCACACCTGCCTCCAG gttctgtttggttcTGCAGCTCAGTCCGTTTCACTCCACTGGAGCTGAGCAGCAGAAAAATCACATGGACACGTGTAGAGCAGTGTGTGGAAgaaagccatatttttctaatcctgtGCGACCTCTTTAA